Below is a window of Paremcibacter congregatus DNA.
GATCCGGCAATCCCGACACATCAACAGGTCCTTGGCTATGCGCCGGGTGAAAAAATCAGTTCGCACAGTGATATGCTGCGTTATATGGAAGCCCTCACCCAGGCGGCACCGGACCGGATGCAGCTGCATGAATATGCCCGCAGCTGGGAAGACCGCAAGCTGATTTATGTGGTAATTGCAAATCCGGAAAACCTTAAAAATCTGCCAGCCCTGGAACGCGATATGCAGGGCCTGTCTGACCCCCGCAAAACCGACATATCCAAAGCAGATGCTCTGATCAAAAGTTTGCCCGCCACAGTCTGGCTCGGTTACGGCGTGCATGGTGACGAAATTTCCTCCACCGACGCTGCCATGATGACGGCCTATCACCTCCTTGCCGCCCGCAACAGCCCGGAAGTGGACCAGATTCTGGCAAACGTCGTGACATTTATAGACCCGATGCAAAATCCCGATGGCCGCACCCGGTTCATCAACCACTATGAAACGTCCCGGGGTCTGCTTCCCGACAGTAGCCGCCTTTCCGTGGAACAAAATCAGGCATGGCCCGGGGGACGCGCCAACCATTATATGTTCGACATGAACCGCGACTGGTTCGCCATGACCCAGCCGGAAACCATTGGCCGGGTGGAACAGATGCAACGATATCTGCCTCTGGTGGTGGTCGACCTGCATGAAATGAGCGGCAATCAGAGCTATTATTTCGCCCCGCCCGCCATGCCCCTGAACCCGCATCTGGCGCCTAGCCAGGGAAAAAGCATGGAACTGATCGGCAGAAACAACGCCAAATGGTTTGACACCTTCGGCTTTGATTATTTCACCCGGGAAGTTTTCGACGCCTTTTATCCCGGCTATGGTGATGGCTGGCCCACCTATTACGGCGGTGTGTCCATGACATATGAACAGGGGTCTTCCCGCGGCCTTGTTTTCCATCGTGAAGATGGCACGGATCTGCACTATCGTGACACGGTGCGACATCATTTTGTCGCCTCTCTCAGCACCGCCGAGGCTGCGGCGCAAAACCGGCAAGAATTGTTGCAGGATTTCTATAACTACCGCAAAAGCGCGATACGGGAAGGCCAGACAGAAAAAGTCAGAAGCTATATCCTGCCCGGCCGCCGCGATAAAGCAGCGACAACAAAACTCGCCGGGCTCCTCACCCGTCAGGGTGTAGAGGTCCTGCAGGCTGACAAAAGCTTCAAGGTTTGTGGGGCAAGCTACCCATCCGACAGCTACATCATCAATACCGCACAGCCGGCCAAACGACTGATCCGCACTCTGATGGACGAAGACGTCAGCATGAATCCAGACTTCCTCAAGGAACAGGAACGGCGCCGGACCAAGGATTACCCTGCGGAAATCTATGACGTCACCGCCTGGTCCCTGCCGCTGATGTATAATGTGGAAAGCATTGT
It encodes the following:
- a CDS encoding M14 family metallopeptidase, whose translation is MLQKVIRKYLFALVCVAALIIPGAHAQETTESGEVYPLWPGTQYDPAIPTHQQVLGYAPGEKISSHSDMLRYMEALTQAAPDRMQLHEYARSWEDRKLIYVVIANPENLKNLPALERDMQGLSDPRKTDISKADALIKSLPATVWLGYGVHGDEISSTDAAMMTAYHLLAARNSPEVDQILANVVTFIDPMQNPDGRTRFINHYETSRGLLPDSSRLSVEQNQAWPGGRANHYMFDMNRDWFAMTQPETIGRVEQMQRYLPLVVVDLHEMSGNQSYYFAPPAMPLNPHLAPSQGKSMELIGRNNAKWFDTFGFDYFTREVFDAFYPGYGDGWPTYYGGVSMTYEQGSSRGLVFHREDGTDLHYRDTVRHHFVASLSTAEAAAQNRQELLQDFYNYRKSAIREGQTEKVRSYILPGRRDKAATTKLAGLLTRQGVEVLQADKSFKVCGASYPSDSYIINTAQPAKRLIRTLMDEDVSMNPDFLKEQERRRTKDYPAEIYDVTAWSLPLMYNVESIVCDKTVKENFPRATAALFTPATLSDDKATVAYLAPWGQATSARLLTHALRQGLTVKSNDKAFTAQGKRYPAGSLIFEVLHNPEDLPRRLNSIAQLTGAEIHGVNSSWVTDGPNFGSDNVTRMIAPKVAIVWDEPTSPYSAGNTRFVIERQFDYPVTNIRTEQLRSGDLSRYQVLILPTSWGSYQDSLGKGGAENLKAWVKRGGTLIAMGTALRYVSDPDVGLLSTHRENNYQADEIDDVSPAENGRIKGTLLTSAQDLHQATTPAQESPDYVPGVLVKAKTDGDHWLAAGLAPSLNILVGGSDIYSPLRRDAGHNVVYFQGPDDLLASGYLWEENRRQLAYKPFLMVEAQGRGHVIGFTQDPTTRAYLDGLNISLINAIFRGASHSQPLR